From the genome of Bacteroidota bacterium:
TTTTCGATAATAAGCCGTTTCAGATTTGGTAAGCGGTAAATTACGTCCGGAACCTTGCTGAAGTTGTTAAATCCGAGGTACAGATCCTGAAGGTAAAGCATGTCACCAATATATTGAGGTAGAGATGTGAGATCGTTCCTGGTTAATTCCAATACATTGAGATAGCGGAACTTGAATAATTTGGGAGGGACAGACTCAAGGTTCTGATTAAAAATGAGAAGTTTATAAACCGAATCGGGTGACTCCAAAGCCTCTTCCAATGAACGGTATGTTTTTAACTGATATAGTTCCTGCAAGGAGAATAGTTTTTCAGGCTCAAATTGCTCGTAACGGATTCTTCGTTCGCAGGCAACTGAAAGCAATGATAAAACTAAAACTATGGCTGTTATTTTTTTCATATCCTAAACGTGTTATATGATTGCAAGTTAAGAAAAATGCAGGATACTTGTGGAATTCTGCATTATAATTTATTTGCTAACCCGGGCTGATTTTAAAAGAATGAATACGAGAAGCTGATTTTAAAAGCCGTACCGGGTGATAGTTTTGTAAAGGGTTGATCCTCGGCTTTGTACGACTTTGAAATCAATTCTTTGTCGTCGTTCAGGATATTATCGATTTTTAATCCGATCTGCATCCTGTTGTCCTTGCCGAATTTTTTTGATGAATTGAAGTTTAAGCTATGGAAAGGAACGGTGTAGATATCCGGCCGGTCGACAATACCCACGTACTGGAGGGTTTGTCCCTGGACGTTGTAATACAGGCCTGCCTCAAATCCGTTCCAGAATCCATTTTCACCGCCGTTATAGGATAATCCGCCATTAACAATATATGGGGCTTGTCCTGCCATAACCCGGTATTTATCGATATTTTCACCCGTGCGGGCATTTTCAACCCGGGAATTGTATTCCGTTGAGCTGAGTTTAATGCTGGAATGCGTATAGGTGAAATTGAAAAGAATACTGAAATTTTCTAACGTTTTAGCAATATTGCCAAGGCTTAGTCTCATTTCTGCTTCGGCTCCGTAAACCTGGCCGTCGCCAACGTTTCTGGGTTGAAATGAACCAACCAGGGTTGCATATTGAACGATCTCAATGGGCCTGATGAATTGTTTGTAAAACGCGCTCAGAGAAAACATCTGGCCATTCTCAAAAAACAATTCCCATCGCAGATCATAGTTGTGTATATTGGTACTGGTCAGATTCCCATCCCAATACTCTAAACCCCTTACATCATCGGCATCGCGAAAAAGACCTCCAATAAAGGTTCTGCCGCTAACAGGGTCGTAAATTTCGGCGTATGACAATTCTTTAAATGAAGGTCTGGCAATTGTTTTTGAATATCCTGCGCGGAGGTTTTGTTTTTCCGTGAGGTTGTAAATAAGGTTGATTGCCGGGAAGAAATCAATATTGTCGAGTACTACATCATCGTTTAGCACAATGTTTCCCAACTGATTCTGACCGGTATAACGCTGGACATAGTTTTCAAACCTAACACCTAGAATGGCACGGAGTTTAGTGAATAGTGAAGCTTCGAAAGAAACATAACCGGCAATATTATTGACACTGGAGTTGAATTTATTTGGGTTGGTCGGAACAAAGTTGGCATCAAAGGTTGTACCCCGTGTGACATAACTTGTTGTTCCATCGAAATACGGCCAGATATTATAATCGAAGAATAACTCATCCGGATTTCCGGTTAAGGGGATATCCCGAATATTGAGAGCAAAGGTACGAACCTCGAATTCTCGTTGTTTATAGGTATACGCACCACCAAATTCAACTTTAGCTCCCTGGCCCATGATATCAAAGTTTTTGGTTATATGGGCGATACCGGCCATATTGAACTCTTCCAGGTCACGCCAAAGTCTTTCGGGAAACCCTACCTCGGTTCCTATAGACCATTTTCCATCTCTATCCTCATAGCGTGTAAAACGGATATCAGGATCCTGTATTTTTGATAGGGTAGGGGACAGTTTCCACTCCACTTCCCATCTTTTTTCGGGAAAAGCATGTTTCCCATCGAGCAATAGGTTGGTTAAAGATCTTTCACTATAATCGAGGTTATGCTGGAAACCATAGAAATTGGAACCCTGGTCGGAACCACGGTAATCGAAAATACCGGCTTTGGATTCCCCGTTTTGAAGGTGCAGCAGGTTCAGGCGATATTTAGAGTTTTTGGTTTTAATGGCTAAGCCGGCAAGTCCGCTCCAAAGGATATTGCTTACGCCGTAATCACCTTTTTGAAATTCACGGATTTCCATTTCATAAACGCTCTTATCTCCGGAAAGGCCGTATCTTCCGAATTCGGCATCTTTATAATATTCAGTTTCGTTTTTGTACGAAAGGGCAAGATTATATCCGAAAGTAAATCTTTTGCCTGGTTTTTGGTTTCCAAAAGAAAATCCAAATCCCCAGTCCATGAAACTCTTTTCTTTATAGGCTGCCATATGCGGGTTGAAATCATTGAGGATCTCGCGGTAGCGTTGCCCTTTCGGTCCATCAGGGTTACCAACGGCTTCGGAAAAGAAGGGAATATTGCTGGTTGCGGGAATTGCGCGTGTCCCATCATCGAAACCCAGGAAATCGGTTTTGCCACCTTCGTAGGTCAGATAATTGCTGTTGAAGTGCATGGAAGGATTATAACCAAGGTTTAATGAAACATTACCTTTTTTTTCTTCCGGAAAATCTTTCGTTTCAATATCGATAATACCACCGGTGAAGTCGGCGGGTAGTTTTGCATTGAAAGATTTATGAACAATGATGTTATCTATAACATTGGTTGGAAACAGGTCCATTTGTAAAGTGTTCCTGTCGGGGTCCAGACCAGGGATATCGATTTCATTAAGGACGGTTTTGGTATAGCGGTCGCCGAGGCCTCTAACGTAAACATATTTTCCTCCTTCTACCGATATTCCAGGGACACGTTTCATGGATGAGGCGGCGTCGGAGTCTCCCATTTTGCGGAATCCTGCGGCGGAAATACCGTCCACGACATTTGCGGATTTCCTTTTAATGGTAAGGAGGGCATTCTCATTATTTCTAACGGCCTGAGCAGCAATAACGACTTCAGAAAGCTCGAAGGTAACTTCCTGGAGGCCGATATCATTAACAACGGTAACCTCTCCTGATTTTAC
Proteins encoded in this window:
- a CDS encoding leucine-rich repeat domain-containing protein → MKKITAIVLVLSLLSVACERRIRYEQFEPEKLFSLQELYQLKTYRSLEEALESPDSVYKLLIFNQNLESVPPKLFKFRYLNVLELTRNDLTSLPQYIGDMLYLQDLYLGFNNFSKVPDVIYRLPNLKRLIIENNKLSVIPTELMEMQSLEELHLSHNNLREIPERLYGMRNLKVLKIDNNQISEISPGIADLKNLEILYISYNQIKSLPYEITDLQKLRSIYLRGNEIPREMIDSLRVLMPKTKILLD
- a CDS encoding TonB-dependent receptor, with amino-acid sequence MRSIFITWLFLLVVAVNSFSQDGFIRGTVFDAANGESLPGVSVVIEGTTIGTITDLDGKFNIKVAPGNCNLSISYISYQAYTIKDILVKSGEVTVVNDIGLQEVTFELSEVVIAAQAVRNNENALLTIKRKSANVVDGISAAGFRKMGDSDAASSMKRVPGISVEGGKYVYVRGLGDRYTKTVLNEIDIPGLDPDRNTLQMDLFPTNVIDNIIVHKSFNAKLPADFTGGIIDIETKDFPEEKKGNVSLNLGYNPSMHFNSNYLTYEGGKTDFLGFDDGTRAIPATSNIPFFSEAVGNPDGPKGQRYREILNDFNPHMAAYKEKSFMDWGFGFSFGNQKPGKRFTFGYNLALSYKNETEYYKDAEFGRYGLSGDKSVYEMEIREFQKGDYGVSNILWSGLAGLAIKTKNSKYRLNLLHLQNGESKAGIFDYRGSDQGSNFYGFQHNLDYSERSLTNLLLDGKHAFPEKRWEVEWKLSPTLSKIQDPDIRFTRYEDRDGKWSIGTEVGFPERLWRDLEEFNMAGIAHITKNFDIMGQGAKVEFGGAYTYKQREFEVRTFALNIRDIPLTGNPDELFFDYNIWPYFDGTTSYVTRGTTFDANFVPTNPNKFNSSVNNIAGYVSFEASLFTKLRAILGVRFENYVQRYTGQNQLGNIVLNDDVVLDNIDFFPAINLIYNLTEKQNLRAGYSKTIARPSFKELSYAEIYDPVSGRTFIGGLFRDADDVRGLEYWDGNLTSTNIHNYDLRWELFFENGQMFSLSAFYKQFIRPIEIVQYATLVGSFQPRNVGDGQVYGAEAEMRLSLGNIAKTLENFSILFNFTYTHSSIKLSSTEYNSRVENARTGENIDKYRVMAGQAPYIVNGGLSYNGGENGFWNGFEAGLYYNVQGQTLQYVGIVDRPDIYTVPFHSLNFNSSKKFGKDNRMQIGLKIDNILNDDKELISKSYKAEDQPFTKLSPGTAFKISFSYSFF